The nucleotide sequence TCCTCGATGTAATATCAGCGGTTTGCAGTCACTTGATTCCGTTCTCGTCATAATTTATAAAATCGTGGTTGACTTCCATAGATTTCCACACGCCATTAGCTGCTCGTGCTATTTCGCGCTATTCCAGAACCTCAAAGCGGTTTCGGGCAACTAACCGACCACTTTAAGCTCCCAGAAACCGCAGCTTCCGCCACCTCCAGCCGCCTCCCCCCAAGGAGATTCAAGTCAGGATGCCACTTGATCATTAACAGTGAATGTGGACCGCCGAGTGGGGTGAGAAGGGACGCCAAGCACGGGAGCTGCACTATTTAACAGCTTCGAGCAATTGCAAACGTAAATCAAACGCCACATTTTGCTGTGGCACCATCGCGGCTCCGCCATTCACTCCATgcttattttatttgtaatttttaaaagcGTTAAACTTGGGTGGGTTGCCCAGGCAGAGAGACATGCTACACTGACAAAAAACTAACCCATTTTAAATAGCAATCGTCAACTATATACAATTTTAGCTATCTATAGGTATGCTTTGAGTATAGTCATCTTTCTAAAAGGACTTAGGTTTGAAAAAAACAGTTATTTTCTGACTGAAAAATACAAGTTTCCCGTAACTTTTATTTATCGACTTTTAAATAAACGTCTAAAGTAAATAAGCTGTAAGTAAAAATAACTGTTATTCGAACGCTTTTACTGAAATGATCAAAAATGTTTACGTCTAATAAACTGTTGGAATTCGGTTGGTTCCTTTTgttctaaagaattcgcggaTTCATACTTGGGGAATTAAACTTTCAAATATATCGTTACATACTTTTATACACCTGATTATATGTGGGGCACCAACCTTAAATTGTCATTTcgatgttttttttaattctttaattAGACATTTGTCATGCGACAAGTACAGAGTTAACCATCATCCAACGTTAGACGTCGGCTTTTACAAGAAATTGCTACGTTACATATGAATCCCAGTCTCTTTTGATTTCATAAAATCATAAAATAATGTAGTTTACGTCCGAAGTCTATCGGCCATCCTCTAAAACGAGTATATGTCTGTATAGTAAAGATGCGTGGTCGAAGATTCACTCACGGCATGGCAGAGTCCTCCGCACCGTGTCACGCCCACATCCCTGGCGGTCGAAGAAGGGGGATAGAGGTCTCCATTGGCATGCAGTGCAGTGCAGCTGGCACTCCTGGCTAGGAAGAGCAGGGAGCTGCCAACTGTTGGATGGTGCTCCTGCACAAGCTCACACaattttgatttattattttgattcCTGTTACTTTACTACCTGCCAGGATGCAGCAAGGAACTGCCCCTGCGCCTCCCCCAGCCACATCATTGTATCCAGAGCTCGGTAGTCGTCGAAGctgttctttatttttattcacaCGGTTTCTGGTTTTATTGCTCCAATTACTTCATGTACTACTCGTTTTCCCGCCCTCCCCTCTTGCCGGTCGATGGGTGGCACTCGAGAAGATTTAATATTTTCCTCTTCTGCTTTCTTTTTACTGTTTTAATTTATCGCGTTTGCAGCGCTTTCGAAGGATTCTCTGGGGCAAAGGAGTACAAATCAAGCCCGATAAGAAATTCGTTTCAAAATTTTCCTTATCGATCAGTTACACTGATGTAAGGAGTTAAGTTTGGTTGAGCCATGGAATGCAGTTAATCCCATTTGAGAAGGGCATTTTTAGCGAAAACCATCCTTCACAGCTCTTTCAGCAACTTGAAGGGGCACAGCCAGCAACAACTTGATACCAATTAAGCACTCACAATCATATGCTGAAAGGTTGGAGCTCTCCATTCCGCAATTCCTCCCTGCGCAAAGCCATTTGGCGCTGGGTTTTCCCTCTCGACACCTGTTCCTGCTGCGGCTCCTCCCGCCGAGATGCAGTATGCAAACGCTTAACTGCacataaaatatacaaaactAACTTAGTTCGCGTATATCGCAGGGCATAACTCAGAGCCACCCGGCTCCACCTTGTTTCCCAGCGAACCCTTGCAGCGTGTGCCACTTGCCATTTGTAACCGACTgcacaaaaacaaaaccagTGACAATAAAGGGCGAAAGGAGCCCCTAACGAGCTTCACTGGAGCTTCGCTGGAGCAGAGATTGCCCTGAATCTGGGCATTGGCTTTTCGCCGGGGTCACCTGAAACTTGCGACCGGCGGAAGATCTTTAACTCGAATGGGGATTGAATAATTCCACTCTCGCCGAGATCCTGCCGGATTTGATCTGCGCAGTTCGCGCCGTGGACACCGCTTAGATGCTCTAAGCATTACCATATCAAAgatatgtatttttaaatccCCACTCGCATCGCACTCCGCTAATGGCAACTGCTGAGTGGATGCAACAAAGCGAGTGCACTCTGCGGGGCGTGTAGTGGGGCAAAGGGCTTCGACTGGGCTGGGTTATGTATAAATTCATAAAGGGAGCCACAGGAATGGGGGCGAGGAGGGGAATGGCGTCGAGAACCactgcgactgcgactgcCACTGCGACTGCGGCAACATGTTGTAATTGCGTATTTTATAGATATGCGCGGTCCTTGCGAGAGAAGGAAGGAGTGGGCGGCTGTTGTATCTGCCATTCGCTCTGTTTGCTTTTGTTTGGTGCGGAAATGGCAGCCGGTGTGCAGCGGAATATAGCAGTAAGAGCAACAACATCACGCATACGCCATGTTGCGCCATTTGAAGTTGTtggcgtatacgtaatttttattttacaagcaaacaaaacgaaaaaatagagaaaacagaaaacattCAGCGCTGAAAAATGCATTCAGAGCCACGGCAATAACAAAAATGGCACACAGAGCACAGAGAAATTTTAATTGCTCAAAAAGCGTCGACAAGGGTCGTGGGGGAGCACATGTGCATGTTGGCTGGGGGACAGCCAAACTAAATTTGGGTCCGTTATGGGAAACGTTCCTTTTTATGACTCTTAATTCAATCAAAGCTGAATGAAATTAGGAAAGGAAAACATCAATTATTGTTTTCGTATGCCGTTTGTTCTGACAGATTTGGGATTGGGGTGAAGGATCAACGCTGGAACCCACCATTTACTCGGTACTTATGAAGTTTTAACCCTTACTTTTAGTATTGAAGCCATCTCTTGTGTGTTTATACTTGTGCGCATTTGTAAGCGCCTATTTGTGTGCAGGTGAAAGTGAAAGGCCGCTCcaaagaaacaaaaagaaattcaCAGAAAGTCCCACGCAAATGCGCACTTAGCGAGCCCTGCCCTTTCCATATCCTGTTTGGAATGCTGCTCCGTGTGTGTGCATTATCAGCCATGTGTGAAAATCAGGACATGCGCGTGAGAGGAAGGGCTTTGTTTGGGCCACGTTAGAAACTAATGACGATAATACAGACTCGTCGCGCTGCTTTCCCTTATTTTTAATGCGATATTCATCACCGGGTACTCCAGGGTTGACATTCAATGTGCAGCGGCATTTGAGTGTGAATGTTTGGATAAGCATTCTGAGTTTGTTCTGTATCGTATTCAGTTTGGGCGGCTACATTTTCGCACTTACTCGATGTTTACGTAGTCGTCTTACACAGGAACTTCAAGTTGAATTGATACAAATCTACGATGCACAGATTGGGTATTTCATTGTTTTTGGCAGTCGCAACGACGTGCCGACCATCCGTTTCCCTGGAGGACGGGTGGAACGAGCTCTCCTGCCCGTTGATCCAGGAAGCTCGCCTGGAGTTGCTCTGCGGGGGAGTCTACACCGCCGATCTCTTCTTGAAATACAAGGATGCTCTGACTACTGTTGATGCACCCTACAAGGTCTTCTACCATCTCCAGAACGGGTTCTACTTTCTGTTGGTTAGCTTCAACGAGTCTCCAGTACAGAGCTGTGAAAGCACGATCCAGCTGAACGATGGCTTGGACTTCTTTTGCGGGGACGGTGAATCGCCTTTGAGACTGCCGGACTCCCAGGTATTTTGCCACAGGAACATAATGAGCTACGTGGACGACTTGATATACGAGTGCACAAAGCCACGAA is from Drosophila suzukii chromosome 3, CBGP_Dsuzu_IsoJpt1.0, whole genome shotgun sequence and encodes:
- the LOC108007443 gene encoding uncharacterized protein; this encodes MHRLGISLFLAVATTCRPSVSLEDGWNELSCPLIQEARLELLCGGVYTADLFLKYKDALTTVDAPYKVFYHLQNGFYFLLVSFNESPVQSCESTIQLNDGLDFFCGDGESPLRLPDSQVFCHRNIMSYVDDLIYECTKPRITHFLGAEWEGAAAVHYAAKSKKHKLGSAAGMPGLEALLPCLACVLLQK